The Pseudarthrobacter sp. NS4 genome includes a window with the following:
- a CDS encoding sarcosine oxidase subunit alpha family protein — protein MTSQNARLSTGGRIDRTISWRFTVDGEEFTGHPGDTLASALLANGRVAVGNSLYEDRPRGIVAAGVEEPNALVKVAPRFPGHVAESMLPATAVSLVDGLKAELLNGLGRLDPDEDHAEYDKKYVHTDVLVIGGGPAGLAAAREAVRAGARVMLLDDQPELGGALLSGSTAAGLGETIEGKPALEWVADVEAELVSGAESTVLNRTTAFGAYDANYVLAVQNRTDHLSSPAAPGVSRQRIWHIRAKQVVVAPGAHERPLVFENNDRPGIMLASAVRSYLNRYAVAPGQRVVISTTNDSAYALAADLQAAGVKIAAVVDARSSLTPVAAAAAEAGTRVLIGSTVSNTSSGSADGRLSGVTVRSINDDGELTSGIEQIDCDLLAVSGGWSPLVHLHSQRQGKLRWDDDLAAFVPSTVVPNQQIVGSGRGSFATADCLAEGISAGASAAVAAGFSTAVDPSPLGDPKASAPTRQLWLVPGETGTPDGWHHHFVDFQRDQSVADVLRSTGAGMRSVEHIKRYTSISTANDQGKTSGVNAIGVIAAALRQAGEASRGIGEIGTTTYRAPFTPVAFAALAGRQRGELFDPARITSIHPWHVAKGALFEDVGQWKRPWYYPQDGEDMDAAVLRECAAVRDSVGFMDATTLGKIEIRGKDAGEFLNRVYTNAFKKLAPGSARYGVMCLPDGMIFDDGVTLRLDEDRYFMTTTTGGAAKVLDWLEEWLQTEWPELDVHCTSVTEQWNTIAVVGPKSREVIAKVAPELAANGGLETEAFPFMTFRETTLASGVRARVCRISFSGELAYEINVPAWYGLNTWEAVAAAGAEFNITPYGTETMHVLRAEKGYPIVGQDTDGTVTPQDAGMEWIISKAKDFIGKRSYSRVDARREDRKHLVSVLPVDGTLRLPEGTQLVEKGRSTNPAYGPVPMEGFVTSSYHSAALGRSFGLALIKNGRNRIGETLVAAAGDQLVDVVVAETVLFDPEGTRKDG, from the coding sequence GTGACTTCCCAGAACGCCCGCCTCAGCACCGGCGGCCGCATCGACCGCACCATCTCCTGGCGTTTCACCGTGGACGGCGAAGAATTCACCGGCCACCCCGGGGACACGCTCGCCTCGGCGCTGCTCGCCAACGGCCGGGTCGCCGTCGGCAACTCGCTGTACGAGGACCGGCCCCGCGGCATCGTGGCAGCCGGCGTGGAGGAACCCAACGCCCTGGTCAAGGTGGCGCCCCGCTTCCCCGGCCACGTCGCCGAATCAATGCTCCCCGCCACCGCCGTTTCGCTGGTGGACGGACTGAAGGCCGAACTGCTGAACGGCCTGGGCCGGCTGGATCCCGATGAGGACCACGCCGAGTACGACAAGAAGTATGTCCACACCGACGTCCTGGTGATCGGCGGCGGCCCTGCAGGCCTGGCCGCAGCCCGTGAAGCCGTCCGCGCCGGTGCCCGCGTCATGCTGCTGGATGACCAGCCCGAACTGGGCGGCGCACTGCTGTCCGGCTCCACGGCTGCGGGACTTGGCGAGACCATCGAAGGCAAACCTGCCCTGGAATGGGTGGCGGACGTTGAAGCCGAGCTGGTCTCCGGCGCCGAGTCCACCGTCCTGAACCGCACCACGGCATTCGGTGCCTACGACGCCAACTACGTCCTTGCAGTGCAGAACCGCACCGACCACCTCTCCAGCCCCGCTGCTCCCGGCGTGTCCCGCCAGCGTATTTGGCACATCCGTGCCAAGCAGGTGGTTGTGGCCCCCGGCGCCCACGAACGCCCCCTGGTCTTTGAGAACAACGACCGCCCCGGCATCATGCTCGCCTCGGCCGTCCGCAGCTACCTCAACCGCTACGCCGTAGCCCCCGGCCAGCGCGTGGTCATCAGCACCACCAACGACAGCGCCTACGCCCTGGCCGCAGACCTCCAGGCCGCCGGCGTGAAGATCGCAGCCGTAGTGGACGCCCGTTCCAGTCTCACCCCGGTGGCTGCGGCCGCCGCCGAGGCCGGCACCCGGGTGCTGATCGGCAGCACGGTGTCCAACACCTCCTCCGGGTCAGCCGACGGCCGCCTGTCCGGCGTGACCGTCCGCAGCATCAACGACGACGGCGAACTCACCTCGGGCATCGAACAGATCGACTGCGACCTCCTTGCCGTTTCCGGCGGCTGGAGCCCGCTGGTGCACCTGCACTCCCAGCGGCAGGGAAAGCTGCGCTGGGATGACGACCTGGCCGCCTTCGTGCCCAGCACCGTTGTCCCGAACCAGCAGATTGTCGGTTCCGGCCGCGGTTCCTTCGCCACCGCAGACTGCCTCGCCGAAGGCATCTCGGCCGGTGCGTCGGCAGCCGTCGCCGCCGGCTTCAGCACCGCCGTCGATCCTTCCCCGCTGGGCGACCCGAAGGCTTCAGCCCCCACCCGCCAGCTCTGGCTGGTGCCGGGCGAGACCGGCACGCCGGACGGCTGGCACCACCACTTCGTGGATTTCCAGCGTGACCAGTCGGTGGCGGACGTTCTCCGTTCCACCGGCGCCGGCATGCGCTCGGTGGAGCACATCAAGCGGTACACCTCCATCAGCACGGCCAACGACCAGGGCAAGACCTCCGGCGTCAACGCCATCGGCGTGATCGCAGCCGCCCTCCGGCAGGCCGGTGAAGCGTCCCGCGGCATCGGCGAGATCGGCACGACCACGTACCGGGCACCGTTCACGCCGGTAGCCTTCGCGGCACTGGCAGGGCGCCAGCGCGGCGAACTCTTCGACCCCGCACGCATCACGTCCATCCACCCCTGGCACGTCGCCAAGGGTGCCCTGTTCGAGGACGTGGGGCAGTGGAAGCGGCCCTGGTACTACCCGCAGGACGGGGAGGACATGGACGCAGCCGTACTGCGCGAGTGCGCTGCCGTGCGCGATTCCGTGGGCTTTATGGACGCAACCACCCTGGGCAAGATCGAGATCCGCGGCAAGGACGCGGGGGAGTTCCTGAACCGGGTCTACACCAACGCGTTCAAGAAGCTCGCTCCGGGGTCCGCACGCTACGGCGTCATGTGCCTGCCGGACGGCATGATCTTCGACGACGGCGTGACCCTTCGCCTCGATGAGGACCGCTACTTCATGACCACCACCACCGGCGGCGCCGCGAAGGTGCTGGACTGGCTGGAGGAATGGCTCCAGACCGAATGGCCGGAGCTGGACGTGCACTGCACCTCGGTGACCGAACAGTGGAACACCATCGCCGTCGTCGGACCCAAGTCCCGTGAGGTCATCGCCAAGGTGGCACCCGAGCTGGCTGCGAACGGTGGCCTGGAAACTGAAGCTTTCCCGTTTATGACCTTCCGTGAGACCACCCTGGCCTCCGGCGTCCGTGCCCGGGTCTGCCGTATCTCGTTCTCCGGTGAACTGGCTTACGAAATCAACGTTCCCGCCTGGTACGGGCTCAACACTTGGGAAGCCGTGGCGGCTGCCGGTGCCGAGTTCAACATCACCCCCTACGGCACCGAGACCATGCACGTCCTGCGCGCCGAGAAGGGCTACCCGATCGTCGGGCAGGACACGGACGGTACCGTCACCCCCCAGGACGCCGGCATGGAGTGGATCATTTCCAAGGCCAAGGACTTCATCGGCAAGCGCTCCTACTCCCGGGTTGACGCCCGGCGCGAGGACCGCAAGCACCTGGTCAGCGTCCTTCCGGTGGACGGCACGCTCCGGCTGCCGGAAGGCACCCAGCTGGTGGAAAAGGGCCGCTCCACCAACCCCGCCTACGGACCGGTCCCCATGGAAGGCTTCGTCACTTCCAGCTACCACAGCGCAGCCCTCGGCAGGTCATTTGGCCTGGCCCTGATCAAGAATGGCCGCAACCGCATTGGCGAAACGCTGGTGGCCGCCGCCGGCGACCAGCTCGTGGACGTGGTTGTCGCAGAAACAGTGCTTTTTGACCCCGAAGGGACCCGTAAAGATGGCTGA
- a CDS encoding ABC transporter substrate-binding protein — translation MLPPLTSIGTQVSRRTFLAAAGGALTAFGLAGCAPGGARPTVTFHQSKPEAVPYFRDLTAKFTASQDRVRVLHDMATNLSASFVRSSPPDLGCLNYNLEMARFMERGALSDLSDLPAAASIRDDVLDLTNWYPTYPGRTSVIPYSVMAASVIYNRRIFEQNGLAVPTTWDELIEVCEVLKAAGTTPIYGTFRDPWTIAQGLFDYTVGGMVNVRDFYKKMHELGENVGPDSEVSFQKTMLEPVKRMLQLTTYTNPDAPSRGYGDGNTAMAQGQAAMYFQGPWAFGEIQKAGTDVELGTFPLPMTSNPADLKVRVNIDLSLWVPEVANAQEGARDFLQYLMQPEIQNSYNAEFLGFGTSKDAPAVTDPRIVEMQKYYDEGRFYMGASQFIPNSIPAANYLQSIIGGADAESTLRRMDADWARLAFRA, via the coding sequence ATGTTGCCACCTTTGACGTCCATTGGGACACAAGTCTCCCGACGCACTTTCCTTGCTGCTGCCGGGGGCGCATTGACCGCTTTCGGCTTGGCTGGGTGTGCTCCGGGAGGTGCCCGTCCCACCGTCACGTTCCACCAGTCAAAACCGGAAGCAGTGCCATACTTCCGCGACCTGACGGCGAAATTTACCGCGTCGCAGGACCGCGTCCGCGTTCTGCACGATATGGCGACCAACCTTTCCGCCAGCTTTGTCCGCAGCAGTCCGCCGGATCTCGGTTGCCTCAACTACAACCTTGAAATGGCCCGGTTCATGGAGCGCGGGGCACTCTCGGACCTTTCCGACCTCCCGGCAGCAGCTTCCATCCGGGACGATGTTCTGGACCTCACGAACTGGTACCCCACCTACCCGGGACGTACGAGCGTCATCCCCTACTCGGTCATGGCCGCCTCGGTCATCTACAACCGCCGCATCTTCGAGCAGAACGGCCTGGCCGTCCCGACCACCTGGGACGAACTGATCGAAGTATGTGAGGTGCTCAAAGCAGCCGGCACCACTCCCATCTACGGCACCTTCCGCGACCCCTGGACGATCGCGCAGGGCCTGTTCGACTACACGGTGGGCGGCATGGTCAACGTCCGCGACTTCTACAAGAAAATGCACGAGCTCGGCGAGAACGTCGGACCGGATTCCGAAGTGTCGTTCCAGAAAACGATGCTGGAACCAGTGAAGCGCATGCTCCAGCTGACGACGTACACCAACCCCGATGCACCCAGCCGCGGCTACGGAGACGGCAACACTGCCATGGCGCAGGGCCAGGCGGCAATGTACTTCCAGGGGCCGTGGGCCTTCGGAGAGATTCAAAAGGCCGGCACGGATGTGGAGCTCGGCACCTTCCCGCTGCCAATGACCAGCAACCCGGCCGATCTGAAAGTCCGCGTCAACATCGACCTTTCGCTCTGGGTTCCCGAAGTCGCCAACGCCCAGGAGGGTGCCCGCGACTTCCTTCAATACCTCATGCAGCCGGAGATCCAGAACTCCTACAACGCCGAATTCCTGGGATTCGGCACGAGCAAGGACGCACCAGCGGTCACAGACCCCCGAATAGTTGAGATGCAGAAGTACTACGACGAGGGCCGCTTCTACATGGGTGCCTCACAGTTCATACCGAACTCGATTCCCGCCGCCAACTACCTCCAGTCGATCATTGGTGGCGCCGACGCGGAGAGCACGTTGCGCCGGATGGACGCCGATTGGGCGCGCTTGGCTTTCCGCGCGTGA
- a CDS encoding GntR family transcriptional regulator, with protein sequence MSLTLENHLETDGDLSLAERAYRHLRDRLIMLDIRPGEAINDGKLAAEMGVGRTPVREALKRLESDHLVISYPRRGTFATVVDITELADVSELRESLEPLAARRAAKLATPALRTELRETAAAIARMAATEDPYELMRYDITVHRLIYRAAGNAHLEDVLIRYDNLATRIWCMVLEKVPAVAEHISEHVELLEAIADGDSDRAGKLALEHVTSFEQAIRSVL encoded by the coding sequence ATGAGCCTGACGCTAGAGAACCATCTGGAGACCGACGGGGATCTCTCGCTGGCAGAGCGGGCGTACCGGCATCTCCGGGACCGGTTGATCATGCTGGATATCCGGCCCGGCGAAGCCATCAATGACGGAAAGCTCGCCGCCGAGATGGGCGTCGGCCGGACCCCCGTCCGGGAAGCGCTGAAGCGCCTCGAAAGCGACCACCTGGTGATCTCCTATCCCCGCCGGGGTACGTTTGCCACCGTCGTGGACATCACGGAACTCGCCGACGTTTCGGAACTCCGCGAATCCCTGGAGCCCCTCGCCGCCCGGCGCGCCGCAAAGCTCGCAACGCCCGCCCTGCGCACGGAGCTGCGGGAGACGGCGGCCGCCATCGCCCGGATGGCCGCCACCGAGGATCCCTATGAACTCATGCGGTACGACATCACGGTCCACCGCCTCATCTACCGTGCGGCGGGCAACGCCCACCTTGAAGATGTCCTGATCCGCTACGACAACCTGGCCACCCGCATCTGGTGCATGGTGCTGGAGAAGGTACCGGCCGTGGCCGAGCACATCTCCGAGCACGTGGAACTGCTGGAAGCCATCGCCGACGGCGACTCGGACCGGGCCGGCAAGCTCGCCCTGGAACACGTCACCAGCTTCGAGCAGGCCATCCGCAGCGTGCTCTGA
- the glyA gene encoding serine hydroxymethyltransferase → MQNVLNASLAQVDSDVAAAVAKELERQQNTLEMIASENFAPASVMEAQGSVLTNKYAEGYPGKRYYGGCEHVDVVEQLAIDRVKALFGAEFANVQPHSGAQANAAAMFALLNPGDTILGLSLAHGGHLTHGMKINFSGKLYNVVPYHVRESDLRVDMAEVEALALEHKPKLIVAGWSAYSRQLDFAEFRRIADLVGAYLMVDMAHFAGLVAAGLHPNPVPFADVVTTTTHKTLGGPRGGVILAKEEYAKKINSAVFPGQQGGPLEHVIAAKAVAFKLAASPEFKERQERVLEGAKLLADRFLQSDVEAAGISVVNGGTDVHLVLVDLRNSELDGQQAEDALHRIGITVNRNAVPFDPRPPMVSSGLRIGTPALATRGFGAAEFTEVADIIATALIAAAGTGTLDEDAAAGLRTRVTALADQFPLYPHLNEDAAVAGVEADLIGAAQ, encoded by the coding sequence ATGCAGAACGTACTGAACGCCTCGCTCGCCCAGGTTGATTCCGATGTTGCTGCCGCCGTGGCAAAGGAGCTGGAACGGCAGCAGAACACCCTCGAGATGATCGCGTCGGAGAACTTCGCTCCGGCTTCGGTCATGGAGGCGCAGGGCTCCGTCCTGACCAACAAGTACGCGGAGGGATACCCCGGCAAGCGCTACTACGGCGGCTGCGAGCACGTGGACGTTGTGGAGCAGCTCGCCATCGACCGGGTCAAGGCACTGTTCGGCGCAGAATTCGCCAACGTGCAGCCGCACTCCGGTGCACAGGCGAACGCCGCAGCGATGTTCGCCCTGCTGAACCCCGGCGACACCATCCTGGGCCTGTCCCTGGCCCACGGCGGCCACCTCACCCACGGCATGAAGATCAACTTCTCCGGCAAACTCTACAACGTGGTTCCGTACCACGTCCGCGAATCCGACCTTCGCGTTGACATGGCAGAGGTGGAAGCGCTGGCTCTGGAGCACAAGCCCAAGCTGATCGTGGCTGGCTGGTCCGCCTACTCCCGGCAGCTGGACTTCGCCGAGTTCCGCCGCATCGCCGATCTTGTGGGCGCCTACCTGATGGTGGACATGGCCCATTTCGCCGGCCTCGTGGCCGCAGGGCTGCACCCCAACCCGGTCCCCTTCGCGGACGTGGTCACCACCACCACGCACAAGACCCTGGGCGGACCCCGCGGCGGCGTCATCCTGGCCAAGGAGGAGTACGCCAAGAAGATCAACAGCGCCGTCTTCCCCGGCCAGCAGGGCGGCCCGCTGGAGCACGTCATTGCCGCCAAGGCCGTGGCCTTCAAACTGGCTGCTTCGCCCGAGTTCAAGGAACGCCAGGAGCGGGTCCTCGAAGGCGCCAAGCTGCTGGCTGACCGGTTCCTCCAGTCCGACGTCGAAGCCGCAGGTATCTCGGTTGTCAACGGCGGCACGGATGTCCACCTGGTCCTCGTGGACCTGCGGAACTCCGAACTCGACGGCCAGCAGGCCGAAGACGCACTGCACCGCATCGGCATCACCGTCAACCGCAACGCAGTACCCTTCGACCCCCGCCCGCCGATGGTTTCCTCCGGCCTCCGGATCGGCACCCCGGCCCTCGCCACCCGCGGCTTCGGTGCCGCCGAATTCACCGAGGTGGCCGACATCATCGCCACAGCGCTGATCGCCGCAGCCGGCACCGGCACCCTGGACGAGGACGCCGCCGCCGGACTCCGCACCCGCGTGACCGCCCTGGCCGACCAGTTCCCCCTTTACCCGCACCTCAACGAAGACGCCGCCGTGGCCGGTGTTGAGGCAGACCTGATTGGAGCCGCCCAGTGA
- a CDS encoding sarcosine oxidase subunit beta family protein, with translation MSTQQLPEHPDFLWRNPEPKSSYDAVIVGGGGHGLATAYFLAKNHGMTNIAVLEKGWLAGGNMARNTTIIRSNYLWDESAAMYEQALKLWEILPEELEYDFLFSQRGVMNLAHTLGDVRESMRRVGANKLNGVDAEWLDPQQVKELCPILNINDNIRYPVMGATYQPRAGIAKHDHVAWAFARKCDELGVDIIQNCEVTGFLKDGGRVVGVKTNRGTINTEKVGLCAAGHSSVLAEMAGFELPIQSHPLQALVSELHEPVHPTVVMSNHVHVYVSQAHKGELVMGAGVDSYNGYGQRGSFHVIEQQMAAAVELFPIFARAHVLRTWGGIVDTTLDASPIVGTTPVENMFVNCGWGTGGFKGTPAAGLTFAHTIATGVPHKLNEPFSLERFETGALIDEHGAAAVAH, from the coding sequence GTGAGCACCCAGCAGCTTCCGGAACACCCGGACTTCCTCTGGCGGAACCCCGAGCCCAAGTCCTCTTATGACGCCGTGATCGTTGGCGGCGGCGGGCACGGCCTTGCCACCGCATACTTCCTGGCGAAGAACCACGGCATGACCAACATTGCCGTCCTGGAAAAGGGCTGGCTGGCCGGCGGCAACATGGCCCGGAACACCACCATCATCCGCTCCAACTACCTGTGGGACGAGAGTGCCGCGATGTACGAGCAGGCCCTCAAGCTCTGGGAGATCCTGCCGGAGGAACTCGAATACGACTTCCTCTTCAGCCAGCGCGGCGTGATGAACCTGGCCCACACCCTGGGCGACGTCCGCGAGAGCATGCGCCGGGTGGGTGCCAACAAGCTCAACGGTGTTGACGCCGAATGGCTGGACCCGCAGCAGGTCAAGGAACTCTGCCCCATCCTGAACATCAACGACAACATCCGCTACCCCGTTATGGGCGCCACGTACCAGCCCCGTGCGGGCATCGCCAAGCACGACCACGTGGCCTGGGCCTTCGCACGCAAGTGCGACGAGCTGGGCGTGGACATCATCCAGAACTGCGAAGTCACCGGCTTCCTGAAGGATGGCGGGCGCGTAGTGGGCGTCAAGACCAACCGCGGCACCATCAACACCGAAAAGGTGGGCCTTTGCGCCGCCGGCCACAGCTCGGTCCTGGCCGAAATGGCGGGATTCGAGCTGCCCATCCAGTCCCACCCGCTGCAGGCCCTGGTCTCCGAACTGCACGAACCGGTCCACCCCACCGTGGTTATGTCCAACCACGTGCACGTCTACGTCTCCCAGGCCCACAAGGGCGAACTGGTGATGGGTGCCGGCGTCGACTCTTACAACGGCTACGGCCAGCGCGGCTCCTTCCACGTGATCGAGCAGCAGATGGCAGCCGCCGTCGAACTCTTCCCCATCTTCGCCCGGGCCCACGTGCTCCGGACCTGGGGCGGAATCGTGGACACCACGCTGGATGCCTCCCCGATCGTGGGCACCACCCCCGTGGAGAACATGTTCGTGAACTGCGGCTGGGGTACCGGCGGGTTCAAGGGAACCCCAGCTGCCGGACTCACCTTCGCGCACACCATCGCCACCGGGGTCCCGCACAAGCTGAACGAGCCGTTCTCCCTGGAACGCTTCGAAACCGGCGCCCTGATCGACGAACACGGCGCCGCCGCCGTGGCCCACTAG
- a CDS encoding carbohydrate ABC transporter permease, producing the protein MSSMTKPSTRAVVTAPAATQATSARKSRIDPLYYFFLFPALAVFTLAVTLPAVLGFVYSFTNSVGFGDFDFIGIRNFIAVFQDEGILSAYGFTLAFALVTVIIVNAVAFLLALGLTSRVRFRAALRTVFVIPMVISGIVIAFVFQYLFSNSLPLVGQGMGIGPLATSILANPELAWLAIVFVTAWQSIPSAMLIYIAGLLTVPAEVYEASSIDGASPWHNLRHITLPLVAGYAVINMVLGFKNYLNAYDIIVGLTDGGPGVATRSVAMSIFRGFEGGDYAYQMANAVIFFLISIVIALIQLRFTRGKGGIAA; encoded by the coding sequence ATGTCATCGATGACCAAGCCTTCCACTAGAGCGGTGGTGACGGCCCCGGCAGCGACTCAAGCGACAAGTGCGCGCAAGAGCCGAATCGATCCGCTCTACTACTTTTTCCTGTTCCCCGCGCTTGCGGTTTTTACCCTCGCCGTCACACTGCCGGCAGTACTCGGATTCGTCTACAGCTTCACAAACTCCGTTGGCTTCGGCGACTTCGACTTCATCGGCATCCGAAACTTCATAGCGGTCTTCCAGGATGAAGGAATCCTCAGCGCCTACGGCTTCACGCTCGCCTTTGCGCTCGTGACCGTCATCATCGTCAACGCCGTGGCCTTCCTGCTGGCTCTGGGACTCACGTCCCGTGTCCGCTTCCGTGCTGCACTGCGCACGGTATTCGTTATTCCCATGGTGATTTCGGGCATCGTCATCGCGTTCGTCTTCCAATACCTCTTCTCCAACTCGCTGCCGCTCGTCGGCCAAGGCATGGGAATCGGACCGCTGGCCACGAGCATCCTCGCCAACCCTGAGCTGGCATGGCTGGCGATCGTCTTCGTCACGGCGTGGCAGTCGATTCCGAGTGCGATGCTGATTTACATCGCCGGGCTCCTCACGGTTCCCGCCGAGGTTTACGAGGCAAGCTCCATTGACGGAGCATCGCCCTGGCACAACCTGCGGCACATCACGCTGCCGCTCGTTGCCGGGTATGCAGTGATCAATATGGTCCTTGGCTTCAAGAACTACCTCAACGCCTACGACATCATCGTCGGCCTTACCGACGGCGGCCCCGGCGTCGCCACACGCAGCGTTGCGATGTCGATTTTCCGTGGCTTCGAAGGCGGCGACTACGCGTACCAGATGGCCAATGCCGTGATCTTCTTCCTCATCAGCATCGTCATCGCACTCATCCAGCTTCGCTTCACACGTGGCAAAGGAGGGATCGCAGCATGA
- a CDS encoding VOC family protein, producing MACRISELVLNCSEPDKLAEFWSAVLGYVELDREDGAIEIGPPVAGFGGLQPTIILSPGNNARTGRLPLHIDVNPVDRDQDAELERLLALGARPADVGQTGDEQWHVLADPEGNEFCLLRKRLDP from the coding sequence ATGGCATGCCGTATCAGTGAACTGGTCCTTAACTGCAGCGAACCCGACAAGCTCGCGGAGTTCTGGAGCGCGGTCCTCGGCTACGTCGAGCTCGACCGGGAGGACGGCGCGATCGAGATCGGTCCGCCCGTCGCCGGGTTCGGCGGCCTGCAGCCCACCATTATCCTGAGCCCCGGCAACAACGCGCGGACCGGACGGCTCCCCCTGCACATCGACGTCAACCCGGTCGACCGGGACCAGGACGCTGAGCTGGAACGGCTGCTCGCCCTCGGCGCCCGTCCCGCCGATGTCGGCCAGACCGGTGACGAGCAATGGCACGTCCTGGCCGACCCCGAGGGTAACGAGTTCTGCCTTCTGCGCAAGCGGCTTGATCCCTGA
- a CDS encoding sarcosine oxidase subunit delta has translation MLLISCPNCGPRDETEFHYGGQAHVAYPENPNELSDTEWSRYLFYRANTKGTFAERWVHSTGCRQWFNMVRDTVSYDIHAVYPMGAPRPDLAIPPAAESGTASTAPDSTTTGTAAPDISGTSTTPASTTAPEGATK, from the coding sequence ATGCTGCTGATCTCATGCCCCAACTGCGGCCCCCGGGATGAAACCGAATTCCACTACGGCGGCCAGGCCCATGTTGCCTACCCGGAAAACCCGAACGAGCTGAGCGACACGGAGTGGTCCCGGTACCTCTTCTACCGCGCGAACACCAAGGGCACATTCGCCGAGCGCTGGGTCCACAGCACTGGCTGCCGCCAGTGGTTCAACATGGTGCGGGACACCGTGAGCTACGACATCCACGCCGTCTACCCCATGGGCGCGCCCCGGCCGGACCTGGCCATCCCGCCGGCAGCTGAATCCGGCACCGCCAGCACCGCCCCGGACAGCACCACCACCGGGACCGCAGCGCCTGACATCTCCGGCACAAGCACAACGCCTGCCAGCACCACTGCCCCGGAAGGAGCAACCAAGTGA
- a CDS encoding ROK family protein has protein sequence MAVTGLTRATVLGVCGDLVNAGWLEEVDDSHSAGRTHKGRPARRYQLREAAGVVVGLDAGESYFTTIVADLRGRELAVRRQSIDSHALGRAGRGVSARELIRLTLHDVGRALDDVLLTVVGVPAPVDANGVSPEGEFWHLMNSGFASHLHGMVVVENDANLAAVAERAHEPSANQATLLTGERFGAGLIVDGRLLRGPRGGAGEMRFLDTLTASKFVPDEGSTDGFGALARKWARSRIHSYGGETTLRHVPRGEINAEDVFQAAGEGDPFAEDIIARLGARLARIAVVLSSLLDTERVVIAGGISRAIEPVLEHARSLLPTDSGAPLPDLVASRLGAEVVVKGAIESALTRVKREPNAFLPRVTRT, from the coding sequence ATGGCTGTGACGGGGCTGACCCGCGCGACGGTGCTCGGCGTCTGCGGCGATCTGGTCAACGCCGGCTGGCTGGAGGAAGTGGATGACAGCCATTCCGCAGGCCGCACGCACAAAGGCCGGCCGGCGCGCCGCTACCAACTGCGCGAGGCTGCCGGTGTTGTTGTTGGGCTGGACGCGGGGGAGAGCTACTTCACCACCATCGTCGCCGATCTACGCGGCCGTGAGCTGGCCGTGCGCCGCCAGAGCATTGACTCGCATGCGCTGGGCCGCGCGGGCCGCGGTGTCAGCGCACGTGAGCTGATCCGTCTGACCCTCCACGACGTCGGGCGCGCCCTCGACGACGTCTTGCTGACAGTCGTCGGCGTTCCCGCACCGGTCGACGCCAACGGTGTGTCTCCGGAAGGAGAGTTCTGGCACTTGATGAATTCCGGCTTCGCCTCGCACCTTCACGGCATGGTCGTCGTCGAGAATGACGCCAACCTTGCCGCTGTTGCCGAACGCGCACACGAGCCGTCAGCCAACCAGGCAACGTTGTTGACAGGGGAGCGTTTCGGGGCGGGCCTGATTGTCGATGGGCGCTTGCTTCGGGGGCCTCGAGGCGGGGCAGGGGAGATGCGATTCCTCGATACGCTGACCGCCAGCAAGTTCGTGCCCGATGAAGGAAGCACGGATGGGTTCGGGGCACTTGCCCGGAAGTGGGCACGCTCTCGAATTCACTCATATGGCGGAGAAACCACGCTGCGCCACGTACCCCGGGGGGAGATCAACGCCGAGGACGTGTTCCAGGCAGCCGGGGAGGGAGATCCGTTCGCAGAGGACATCATCGCCCGGCTCGGCGCCAGACTGGCGCGAATAGCGGTTGTGCTTTCCAGCCTCCTGGACACTGAGCGGGTGGTCATCGCGGGCGGAATCTCACGGGCCATCGAACCTGTCCTCGAACACGCACGCAGCCTGCTGCCCACCGATTCCGGCGCACCCCTGCCGGACCTGGTTGCAAGCAGGCTCGGAGCAGAGGTAGTGGTCAAAGGTGCCATTGAGTCCGCCCTGACACGGGTCAAGCGCGAACCTAACGCGTTCCTCCCACGGGTCACCCGAACCTGA